Proteins co-encoded in one Ooceraea biroi isolate clonal line C1 chromosome 9, Obir_v5.4, whole genome shotgun sequence genomic window:
- the LOC105275982 gene encoding vacuolar protein sorting-associated protein 51 homolog, which yields MKLVKKIYEMAENTNDPYDINGQHFNQDMYFQKLLKECTLKQIMDHEAEIIENSQTLHSDMQTLVYENYDKFISATDTIRKMKTDFKEMEESMDLLAKNMESITSFSEQISSTLHGTRQQIAKLSSVHSLLKKLQFLFKLPGNLKDKMKEENYTQAVEDYVHAQRVLNQYSNMPSFQGIQKDCEEIVEELKYKLRLQFHKRDASTKALAENVDLLLQLKEPADSLCIEFLMHAEGRLTEQLEILKDMCENDIIEFVDMASSGFLSDLSLIVASYNDMFINRSLEDDDLVDFETKAMNHLSEFVVTNMKKYFDLVSKRVEDVADTVILVRALDRFHRRLQAMNTLCNETDFAGIGTDIVVNAGRKQCRNYLHSLKQHLSETLVKVRQTLATKTSDKVTQDSDGGLAELQAMLIMPTIEKIKGVLQDLSVFLQPDLSFNLKMQFLQSFCVDEVREGLVVGFLHHLTAIAAGFCNGSDVPKFPPTLLLLLSKMCIEYKENNVRYLLTTTDDLFNIDQYTSSENIVTPGSEMCDRFQEAAQNLLNHYVRIQGLAVSQMLRKSVETRDWLHTIEPRTVRAVMKRVVEDVTAIDSQVTALYDDNDGQVDRSSDSSRKTHSVSVSRHHYRSNWSSYTSSHIDSSLVTNIHKLFSERIEIFSSVQFNKASILTGIIKISLKTFLECVRLRTFSKYGLQQIQVDTHYLQLYLWRFVSDENVVYFLLDEILGSAVHRCLEPVLMEPSVVDIICERG from the exons ATGAAGTTGGTGaagaaaatatacgaaatgGCAGAGAACACGAATGATCCATACGATATTAATGGGCAACATTTTAATCAGGATATGtattttcaaaagttattaaag gaATGCACACTAAAACAAATTATGGATCATGAAGCTGAAATAATCGAAAACAGTCAAACTTTACATTCAGACATGCAGACCCTGgtatatgaaaattatgataaatttatatctgCTACTGATACTATTCGCAAG ATGAAGACAGATTTCAAGGAAATGGAAGAGAGCATGGATCTTTTGGCCAAGAATATGGAGAGCATTACTTCCTTCTCAGAGCAGATTTCTTCAACGTTACATGGAACGAGACAGCAGATTGCCAAACTGTCCTCTGTACACAGTTTGTTaaagaaattgcaatttctttttaaactgCCTGGGAATCTTAAAGATAAAATGAAGGAAGAAAATTATAcacaa GCAGTTGAAGATTATGTCCATGCTCAAAGAGTTTTAAATCAATACAGCAACATGCCATCTTTCCAAGGTATCCAGAAAGACTGCGAGGAAATTGTCGAGGAACTAAAGTACAAATTGAGATTACAATTTCACAAGAGAGATGCATCGACCAAAGCCCTAGCTGAAAATGTTGATCTTCTTCTACAACTGAAGGAACCGGCTGATTCCTTGTGCATTGAATTCTTGATGCATGCCGAAGGGAGATTGACAGAACAATTAGAAATCTTGAAAGACATGTGTGAAAATGACATCATAGAATTCGTGGACATGGCTTCTTCGGGATTCCTCAGCGATTTGTCCCTGATTGTGGCTTCCTACAATGACATGTTTATAAATCGATCGTTAGAAGATGATGATTTAGTCGACTTCGAAACGAAAGCTATGAATCATTTGAGTGAATTTGTTGTGACTAAtatgaaaaagtattttgatTTGGTGAGCAAAAGGGTGGAGGATGTGGCTGATACGGTGATTTTGGTGAGAGCTCTTGACAGATTTCATCGTAGATTACAAGCGATGAATACACTGTGCAATGAAACGGACTTTGCCgg aatagGGACcgacattgttgtaaatgctGGCCGAAAACAGTGTCGCAATTATTTGCACAGTCTGAAACAACACTTGAGCGAGACTTTGGTAAAAGTAAGACAGACCTTAGCCACCAAAACAAGTGACAAAGTCACGCAAGACAGCGATGGAGGCTTAGCGGAACTTCAAGCTATGCTCATCATGCCTAccattgaaaaaattaaaggaGTTCTCCAGGACTTATCA GTATTTCTGCAGCCGGACTTATCATTCAAtctaaaaatgcaatttttgcaAAGCTTTTGCGTGGATGAAGTGAGAGAAGGATTAGTAGTCGGTTTTCTACATCATCTCACAGCTATAGCAGCCGGATTTTGCAACGGATCCGACGTGCCGAAATTTCCACCCACTTTATTGCTACTGCTTAGCAAAATGTGCATCGAGTACAAGGAGAATAATGTCCGCTATttg TTGACGACTACCGACGATCTTTTCAACATCGATCAATATACATCTTCGGAGAACATTGTAACTCCCGGATCAGAAATGTGCGATCGTTTTCAGGAGGCTGCGCAAAATTTGTTGAATCACTACGTGCGAATTCAGGGATTAGCAGTGTCCCAAATGTTGAGGAAATCCGTAGAAACTAGAGATTGGTTGCATACGATTGAACCCAGAACAGTGAGAGCCGTGATGAAGAGAGTCGTCGAAGACGTGACCGCAATTGATTCACAAGTCACTGCCTTGTACGATGACAACGATGGCCAAGTAGATAGAAGTAGCGATAGCAGCAGAAAGACTCAcag CGTTAGCGTGTCGAGGCATCACTACAGGTCTAACTGGTCATCTTACACGTCCAGTCACATTGACTCGTCCCTAGTGACGAATATTCATAAGCTATTTTCCGAACGGATCGAGATCTTTTCGTCAGTGCAATTTAACAAGGCCTCTATTCTAACAGGAATCATCAAGATAAGCTTAAAG ACTTTCCTCGAGTGCGTGCGACTGCGAACATTTAGCAAATATGGCTTGCAACAAATTCAGGTGGATACTCATTATTTGCAACTTTACCTGTGGAGATTCGTATCGGATGAAAA cgTGGTTTATTTTTTGCTGGATGAAATTTTGGGCAGCGCGGTACACAGATGTTTGGAACCAGTCTTGATGGAACCAAGTGTGGTGGACATTATATGCGAAAGAGGTTGA